The following are encoded together in the Pleurocapsa sp. FMAR1 genome:
- a CDS encoding amino acid ABC transporter permease, producing MDGFTLSRIFINLVIATKWTLILSAIAFIGGGIVGFIVMLMRISASKWLRGISFVYVEFFQGTPLLLQLFLAFFGLSVVFGINLSPLAAASLALTGFTSAFLADIWRGSIESLPQGQWEAGSAIGFGYVKQMQLIILPQAVRSAIAPTVGFLVQVIKGTSLASIIGFTELSRAAALINNVTLQSLLIFGLAGLIYFIVCYPLSIWSQHLEKKLSYEA from the coding sequence ATGGACGGATTTACACTTTCGCGTATATTTATTAACTTGGTCATTGCTACTAAGTGGACACTAATTCTAAGCGCGATCGCCTTTATTGGGGGTGGCATTGTCGGTTTTATCGTTATGCTAATGCGGATCTCTGCTAGTAAATGGCTAAGAGGTATTAGCTTTGTCTACGTCGAGTTCTTTCAGGGAACACCCTTACTGCTACAGCTATTTTTGGCGTTCTTTGGTCTTTCGGTAGTGTTTGGCATCAACTTATCTCCTTTAGCAGCAGCTAGTTTGGCTTTGACAGGATTTACTAGTGCCTTTTTGGCTGATATTTGGCGTGGTTCGATTGAATCTTTACCCCAAGGACAGTGGGAAGCGGGTTCGGCAATTGGATTTGGCTACGTAAAACAAATGCAGCTAATTATCCTACCCCAAGCAGTAAGAAGTGCGATCGCACCTACCGTTGGCTTTTTAGTGCAGGTAATTAAAGGGACTTCTCTAGCTTCAATTATTGGCTTTACCGAACTATCGAGGGCAGCAGCTTTGATTAATAACGTGACTTTGCAATCTTTGCTGATATTTGGTTTGGCAGGTTTGATTTATTTTATAGTCTGCTATCCCCTATCCATCTGGAGTCAGCATTTAGAAAAGAAATTATCTTATGAGGCTTAA
- a CDS encoding transporter substrate-binding domain-containing protein, which produces MTLDFLKALFPNGFKRALALFFASFFLTVGIASCSGGDSDAVKSQANISPKNIAQISTGKTLEEIQKSGEINIAVPADFPPFGGVGVNMQPQGYDIDVANQIAKGLGVKAELVTVVGNYRIPFLQTDRVDLVISSLGKNEERAAIIDFSQPYAPFFSGVYGRPNIEISSLDDLKGQTIGVAQGSLEDLEISKLPPGKVDIKRYANNSLTASALVSGQVDLIATANAVAAKLIQDNPDQKIENKFILKNSPCYVGIRKGDTKLLQQVNNIIANLKQSGKLNQLSIEWFGEPLPKDFATATT; this is translated from the coding sequence ATGACCTTAGATTTTCTCAAAGCACTATTTCCCAATGGCTTTAAAAGAGCTTTAGCATTATTCTTTGCCAGTTTTTTTCTGACTGTGGGTATTGCTTCGTGTTCGGGAGGAGATTCAGATGCAGTTAAATCCCAAGCAAATATCTCTCCCAAAAATATTGCCCAGATATCGACAGGAAAGACTTTAGAAGAAATCCAAAAGTCGGGAGAAATCAATATTGCCGTACCTGCTGACTTTCCTCCCTTTGGGGGGGTAGGAGTCAATATGCAGCCTCAGGGATATGATATCGACGTAGCAAATCAAATTGCTAAAGGATTGGGGGTAAAAGCAGAACTTGTCACGGTGGTCGGAAATTACCGCATTCCTTTTCTACAAACAGATCGGGTCGATCTAGTAATTTCTAGTTTAGGCAAAAACGAAGAAAGAGCAGCAATTATTGACTTTTCCCAACCCTATGCACCTTTTTTCTCTGGGGTTTACGGCAGACCTAATATTGAAATTAGTTCTCTTGACGATCTTAAAGGGCAGACTATAGGTGTGGCGCAAGGTTCTTTAGAAGATCTGGAAATCTCTAAGCTGCCTCCAGGTAAGGTAGACATAAAACGCTATGCCAACAATAGTTTGACAGCTTCGGCATTGGTATCGGGACAGGTAGATTTGATTGCCACAGCAAATGCAGTAGCAGCCAAATTAATTCAAGACAATCCCGACCAAAAAATTGAGAATAAATTTATCCTCAAAAATTCTCCTTGTTATGTTGGCATTCGTAAAGGGGATACAAAACTTTTACAGCAGGTAAATAATATTATTGCCAATCTCAAACAATCTGGGAAATTAAATCAATTGTCTATAGAGTGGTTTGGCGAACCTCTGCCCAAAGATTTTGCTACTGCTACTACTTAG